In the Helicobacter typhlonius genome, one interval contains:
- a CDS encoding peptidase U32 family protein — MQNKAHSKTSHKVQLLSPAGNLTKLKIALAYGADAVYGGVSHFSLRTRAGKEFSYEDFAEGVKYAHALGKKVFVTINGFPFNSQLKLLESHIEKMASLKPDAFIVAAIGVVRLAKKIAPQIPIHLSTQANVLNILDAQSYYEMGVKRIVAAREISLKDIKEIKKQLPDLEIEVFIHGSMCFAFSGRCLISALQSGRVPNRGSCANDCRFDYEYFVRNIENDELVKFDGKELFVKNPDNGVMMRLQEQEGLGTHIFNSKDLNLSGHMKEILDSGAIDALKIEGRTKSNYYAGITARAYRAAIDDYYSGSENSAFYANELNTLKNRGFTDGYIIHRPYEKNNTQNHLTAISDGNYQVNAEVLENGLCAICKHTIRVGEAKEIVVPFGIEVACGKSELGEIYEENGVKKMRFEKIITQEGKELESIHSGNTNAFKLPLPLPPFSFLRERL, encoded by the coding sequence ATGCAAAATAAGGCTCATTCTAAAACTTCTCATAAAGTCCAACTCCTCTCCCCCGCAGGAAACCTTACAAAACTTAAAATTGCCCTTGCTTATGGGGCTGATGCTGTGTATGGAGGCGTGAGCCATTTCTCCTTAAGAACACGAGCAGGAAAAGAATTTAGCTATGAGGACTTTGCAGAGGGTGTGAAATATGCTCACGCACTTGGCAAGAAAGTGTTTGTTACAATCAATGGATTCCCATTTAATTCCCAACTCAAACTTTTAGAATCTCATATTGAAAAAATGGCAAGTCTTAAGCCTGATGCCTTTATTGTCGCCGCTATTGGTGTTGTGCGTCTAGCTAAAAAAATCGCCCCGCAAATTCCTATCCACCTCTCTACTCAAGCAAATGTGCTTAATATCCTTGATGCACAGAGCTACTATGAAATGGGTGTGAAGCGCATTGTTGCGGCACGAGAAATAAGTCTCAAAGATATTAAAGAGATTAAAAAGCAACTCCCCGATTTAGAGATTGAAGTTTTTATTCACGGCAGTATGTGTTTTGCCTTTTCTGGACGATGTCTCATCTCTGCCTTGCAAAGTGGGCGTGTGCCTAATCGCGGGAGTTGTGCGAATGACTGCCGATTTGATTATGAATATTTTGTGCGTAATATTGAGAATGATGAGCTTGTGAAGTTTGATGGCAAGGAGCTTTTTGTCAAAAATCCCGATAATGGCGTGATGATGAGGCTACAAGAGCAAGAGGGACTGGGGACACATATTTTTAACTCAAAAGATTTGAATCTAAGCGGACATATGAAAGAAATTTTAGATTCTGGCGCAATAGATGCGCTCAAAATCGAAGGGCGCACAAAGTCAAATTATTACGCAGGAATCACTGCTAGGGCTTATCGTGCAGCAATTGATGATTATTATAGCGGGAGTGAAAATAGCGCATTTTATGCCAATGAGCTTAACACACTTAAAAATCGCGGATTCACTGATGGCTATATCATTCATCGCCCTTATGAAAAAAATAACACACAAAATCATCTTACCGCAATTAGTGATGGTAATTATCAAGTCAATGCCGAGGTGCTAGAAAATGGTTTATGTGCGATATGTAAGCATACAATTCGCGTAGGAGAAGCCAAAGAGATTGTCGTGCCTTTTGGCATAGAGGTGGCGTGTGGCAAAAGTGAGTTAGGTGAGATTTATGAAGAAAATGGTGTGAAAAAAATGCGCTTTGAGAAGATTATCACGCAAGAGGGCAAGGAGTTAGAATCAATCCATAGTGGCAATACAAATGCCTTTAAACTCCCTCTGCCTTTGCCTCCATTTAGTTTTTTGCGAGAGAGATTATAG
- a CDS encoding ATP-binding cassette domain-containing protein yields MSDIHLRFSKTLLGSEGTFKLEVDKQLQFGEFVALFGKSGAGKTTILRILSGLESVENGYIRVGESVWLDSQNGICLPPQKRCIGFVFQHHALFPHLNVYDNICFALKDKKDRIFADELIARMDLTPLKKSKISQLSGGQSQRVALARSLISRPQILLLDEPFSALDNAMRRILQDTLKALHKHFGLTTILVSHSMSEIFALASRTFVLQNGHITRDGSNDSIFTHKLLSAKLKLKGEIIHIHKEALVCVISVLCNDEIYKIIYDPIECAQFHIGEQVIIADKAFSPVLYKCDIE; encoded by the coding sequence ATGAGTGATATTCATTTGCGTTTTAGCAAAACCCTGCTTGGCAGTGAGGGTACATTTAAGCTAGAAGTGGATAAACAGCTGCAATTTGGTGAATTTGTTGCACTTTTTGGTAAGAGTGGCGCAGGGAAAACGACAATTTTAAGAATCTTAAGCGGATTAGAATCTGTCGAAAATGGCTATATCCGCGTGGGTGAAAGCGTATGGCTAGATTCACAAAATGGCATTTGTTTGCCACCACAAAAGCGATGTATCGGCTTTGTATTTCAGCACCACGCGCTTTTCCCCCATCTCAATGTCTATGATAACATTTGTTTCGCGCTCAAAGACAAAAAAGATAGAATCTTTGCCGATGAACTCATTGCGCGTATGGACTTAACACCCCTTAAAAAAAGCAAAATCTCCCAACTCTCTGGCGGACAATCTCAACGCGTAGCCCTCGCGCGCTCACTCATCTCACGCCCTCAAATATTGCTACTTGATGAGCCTTTTTCAGCACTTGATAATGCAATGAGGAGAATATTGCAAGATACGCTAAAGGCTCTCCACAAGCATTTTGGACTTACGACTATACTCGTAAGCCATAGTATGAGTGAGATTTTCGCACTCGCCTCGCGCACATTTGTATTACAGAATGGACATATTACCCGTGATGGCAGCAATGATTCTATTTTTACGCACAAGCTCTTAAGTGCGAAGCTCAAACTCAAAGGCGAGATTATCCATATACACAAAGAAGCTCTAGTGTGTGTTATCAGTGTGCTATGCAATGATGAAATTTATAAAATCATATATGACCCAATCGAATGCGCACAATTCCACATAGGAGAGCAAGTCATTATAGCCGATAAGGCATTTAGTCCTGTATTGTATAAATGTGATATAGAATAG
- the modB gene encoding molybdate ABC transporter permease subunit: MDFIETMRLTFFIAFLTTLILLPLGIVIGNFLAYSTNPLRPICEVLVWMPLVLPPSVLGFYLLITFSPQNILGAFLLKYFDIKLVFSFEGLILASVIFSLPFMCNPIKSALLSLPSSLKEASFTLGKGRVYTLCFVLLPNIKPALLLGCVTSFAHTIGEFGVVMMIGGNIPNQTRVASIAIYDEVESLNYTLAHQYAFTLFSVCFVLLLAIFYINKRLARGKQ; the protein is encoded by the coding sequence ATGGACTTTATAGAGACAATGCGCCTTACCTTCTTTATCGCCTTTCTCACCACGCTTATCTTACTTCCACTCGGCATAGTCATCGGCAATTTTCTTGCCTATTCTACAAATCCCCTGCGCCCCATATGCGAAGTGCTCGTGTGGATGCCTCTCGTGCTACCGCCCTCCGTGTTAGGATTCTATCTCCTCATCACTTTTAGCCCACAGAACATATTGGGGGCATTTTTGCTCAAATACTTTGACATAAAGCTTGTATTTAGCTTTGAAGGGCTTATCTTAGCGAGTGTGATTTTCTCCCTACCCTTTATGTGTAATCCCATAAAAAGTGCGCTTTTGAGCCTCCCCTCCTCGCTCAAGGAAGCAAGTTTCACACTTGGCAAAGGACGCGTTTATACGCTCTGCTTCGTGCTTTTGCCAAATATTAAACCTGCCCTTTTGTTGGGCTGTGTAACGAGCTTCGCACACACCATTGGGGAATTTGGCGTGGTAATGATGATAGGTGGGAATATCCCAAACCAAACGCGCGTGGCAAGTATTGCTATCTATGATGAGGTAGAATCGCTCAACTACACATTAGCGCACCAATACGCCTTTACGCTCTTTAGCGTGTGCTTCGTATTGCTTTTGGCAATTTTTTATATCAATAAACGCCTAGCAAGGGGCAAGCAATGA
- the modA gene encoding molybdate ABC transporter substrate-binding protein produces the protein MIFVKKILNISILSAFICVGAVAEEINVLAAASLKYVLEDIKNAYLKTHKKDKIQISYASSGKAYAQIHNGSPTHLFIAADTSYPQKLYEAKLAATAPQNYAKGKLVLFSINKNFNASDINVLSHPQVRDIAIPNPKVAPYGKAAQEFLKSQKLDKKLSPKLRIGESIGQATTYVLQGSSEIGFSALSMVIKDKSPSLTYTLIDESIYKPINQALIIPNYGADSTLAKDFADFILNDKKAQKIFQEYGYDKADE, from the coding sequence ATGATATTTGTTAAAAAAATTCTCAATATATCTATTCTAAGTGCTTTTATCTGCGTAGGTGCGGTGGCTGAAGAAATTAATGTCCTTGCTGCAGCAAGTCTCAAATATGTGCTTGAAGATATTAAGAATGCGTATTTAAAAACGCATAAAAAAGATAAGATTCAAATTAGCTATGCCTCATCGGGCAAGGCATATGCGCAGATTCACAATGGCTCACCCACACATCTTTTTATCGCTGCAGATACAAGCTATCCACAAAAACTTTATGAGGCAAAACTAGCCGCCACCGCGCCACAAAACTACGCTAAAGGCAAACTCGTGCTTTTTAGTATCAATAAGAATTTTAATGCGAGTGATATTAATGTGCTTTCACACCCACAGGTGCGTGATATTGCGATTCCTAATCCCAAAGTCGCCCCCTATGGCAAAGCCGCACAGGAATTTCTCAAGTCTCAAAAGCTTGATAAGAAACTTTCTCCTAAACTTAGAATCGGCGAAAGCATAGGACAGGCGACAACTTATGTGCTACAAGGCTCAAGCGAGATTGGCTTTAGCGCACTTTCAATGGTAATAAAGGACAAAAGCCCCTCCCTTACTTACACGCTCATTGATGAAAGCATATATAAGCCCATAAATCAGGCACTCATTATCCCTAACTATGGTGCGGATTCTACACTTGCTAAGGACTTTGCGGATTTCATACTCAATGATAAAAAGGCTCAAAAAATATTCCAAGAATATGGTTACGACAAAGCAGATGAATAG
- a CDS encoding winged helix-turn-helix domain-containing protein: MNVFARFWFEKDNKSYIGVGRAELLTRIAESGSISKAAKQMRMSYKAAWDSVDIMNKLSPSPLVQSNNGGKGGGGTKLTPLGFEALQAFNELERVKNIFFDYLDNSQDFDEILLKLSHLESALKDFKKP, encoded by the coding sequence ATGAATGTTTTTGCGCGGTTTTGGTTTGAAAAAGATAATAAAAGCTACATTGGGGTAGGACGCGCAGAGCTACTCACGCGCATAGCAGAATCTGGATCCATATCAAAAGCGGCAAAACAAATGCGTATGAGCTATAAAGCAGCGTGGGATAGTGTAGATATTATGAATAAGCTCTCCCCCTCTCCACTTGTGCAATCAAATAATGGAGGCAAGGGTGGTGGTGGCACAAAGCTCACTCCTCTTGGCTTTGAAGCACTCCAAGCATTTAATGAATTAGAACGAGTAAAAAATATCTTTTTTGATTATTTGGATAATTCGCAAGATTTTGATGAGATTCTCTTAAAATTATCGCATTTAGAATCTGCTTTAAAAGATTTTAAAAAACCTTAA
- a CDS encoding LutC/YkgG family protein encodes MSKQAILDNIKASLQANPLHTESSHYANPMKSTNSDKVQEYINLQNANKAIVVESSPNTLIQDIHKVLVEAKALKILYNLDIEDEIDIQALHKDMSDSMSLIPYEKSVDETREELFNIDTSIIHANCGVANLGIIGIASHKNAPRLSSLITRTCVVLLKKSNIVENFYDGVCALKAQSENNILPTNMIFIAGPSRTADIELQTVFGVHGSLRTYVILY; translated from the coding sequence ATGAGTAAGCAAGCTATTTTAGACAATATCAAAGCCTCACTTCAGGCTAATCCGCTTCATACAGAATCCTCGCATTATGCTAATCCGATGAAAAGCACAAATTCTGATAAAGTGCAAGAATATATCAACTTACAAAATGCAAATAAAGCCATTGTGGTAGAATCTAGTCCAAATACTCTAATACAAGATATACATAAAGTTCTTGTAGAAGCAAAAGCACTTAAGATTCTCTATAATCTTGATATTGAAGATGAGATTGATATACAAGCATTACATAAGGATATGTCAGATTCTATGAGCCTTATTCCTTATGAAAAAAGTGTTGATGAGACAAGAGAGGAGCTTTTTAACATTGATACTTCTATCATTCACGCAAATTGTGGCGTGGCAAATCTCGGCATTATCGGCATTGCTTCACACAAAAATGCCCCTCGTCTCTCATCACTCATCACGCGCACCTGCGTTGTTTTGCTAAAAAAATCAAACATTGTGGAAAACTTCTATGACGGCGTGTGTGCGCTCAAAGCTCAAAGCGAAAATAATATCCTGCCGACTAATATGATTTTTATCGCTGGACCTTCGCGCACTGCGGATATTGAGCTTCAAACCGTCTTTGGTGTGCACGGCTCATTACGCACCTATGTGATACTCTATTAA
- a CDS encoding LutB/LldF family L-lactate oxidation iron-sulfur protein, whose protein sequence is MSHQEHTNIVHTKLNDKQLRTNLKSVMDTLKGNRKNLIASRYTDWEALREQGRAVKQKTLSQLDTLLERFEQNATKNGFIVHWARDSKETNEIIYNLMREKNITKILKGKSMASEETHLNAFLKQKGINPIETDLGELIIQLIDEPPVHIVAPAIHKNRYQIGEIFQQKLGANLESEPEKLNEIARVHLRKEFKEFKMGLSGVNFAIANEGAIWLIENEGNGRMSTTASDIHIAICGIEKVVESFEDASILDALLVPSATGAPITCYNNIITSPRKNGELDGPKEVHIIMLDNNRSNMLKDSHFYRSLSCIRCGTCLNHCPVYDKIGGHAYLSTYPGPIGEVISPQLFGMQKFGHMVSLCSLCGRCSEVCPVKIPLAELIRDLRSEKVGQGRKNLKSNDGSSRDKNEEYAMKQFANAATNGDAWRELLNLPNKPLLMPLVKLFSGFIPGLKNWVAYRTFPTLNGNLHKKVSNMKGVIYE, encoded by the coding sequence ATGAGCCATCAAGAACATACCAATATCGTCCATACCAAACTCAATGACAAACAACTCCGCACTAACCTTAAGAGTGTAATGGACACCCTTAAAGGGAATCGTAAGAATCTTATCGCTTCTCGCTACACAGATTGGGAGGCTTTGCGTGAGCAAGGAAGAGCGGTTAAACAAAAAACTCTCTCTCAACTTGATACTCTCCTTGAACGTTTTGAACAAAATGCTACAAAAAATGGATTCATTGTGCATTGGGCACGTGATAGCAAAGAAACAAATGAGATTATTTATAATCTTATGAGAGAGAAAAATATCACTAAGATTCTCAAAGGCAAATCTATGGCGAGCGAGGAGACGCATCTTAATGCTTTTTTAAAGCAAAAAGGTATTAATCCCATTGAAACAGATTTGGGTGAGCTTATCATTCAACTTATTGATGAGCCACCTGTGCATATTGTCGCCCCAGCTATTCATAAAAACCGCTATCAAATCGGCGAAATATTCCAACAAAAACTTGGTGCAAACTTAGAATCTGAACCAGAAAAACTCAACGAAATTGCTCGTGTGCATTTACGCAAGGAGTTTAAAGAGTTTAAAATGGGACTAAGCGGCGTTAATTTTGCCATTGCAAATGAAGGCGCGATTTGGCTTATTGAAAATGAAGGCAATGGGCGTATGAGCACCACAGCGAGTGATATTCACATCGCTATTTGTGGGATTGAAAAGGTTGTTGAAAGCTTTGAAGATGCAAGTATTTTAGACGCGCTGCTTGTGCCTTCAGCCACGGGCGCACCCATTACTTGTTACAATAACATTATTACTTCTCCACGCAAAAATGGTGAGCTAGATGGTCCCAAAGAAGTGCATATTATTATGCTTGATAATAACCGCTCGAATATGCTTAAGGATTCACATTTCTATCGCTCACTCTCGTGTATCCGCTGCGGGACTTGCCTCAATCACTGCCCGGTATATGACAAAATCGGCGGACACGCATATCTTAGCACCTATCCCGGACCCATTGGCGAGGTGATTTCACCTCAACTCTTTGGTATGCAAAAATTCGGGCATATGGTGAGTTTATGCTCACTTTGTGGGCGATGTAGCGAGGTATGTCCTGTAAAGATTCCATTAGCCGAGCTTATACGCGATTTACGCAGTGAAAAAGTAGGGCAAGGGCGCAAGAATCTTAAAAGCAATGACGGCTCATCACGCGACAAAAATGAAGAATACGCAATGAAACAATTTGCTAATGCTGCAACTAATGGTGATGCTTGGCGTGAATTATTGAATTTGCCAAACAAGCCTCTACTTATGCCTCTAGTAAAGCTTTTTAGTGGATTTATACCCGGGCTTAAAAATTGGGTGGCTTATCGCACTTTCCCTACTTTAAATGGCAACCTCCACAAAAAAGTTTCAAATATGAAAGGAGTAATTTATGAGTAA
- a CDS encoding (Fe-S)-binding protein: protein MRVFFFSTCLGSLAYADTCVNAIRLLQKEGCEVIFKKDQTCCAQPSYNSGYYEESRKVALHNIALFEGEEPIIVPSGSCAGMMREDYLALFEGRSELEKVKQFCSRVYDLGEYLHKILNVRYEDKGAPTKVTWHSNCHALRTSKVVDSAKALITSLQNVELIELEREEECCGFGGTFSIKEPEVSNAMVSQKIEDILSRNVEYVISADAGCLLNISGAMQKQKIAVKPIHLYDFLAQRIGLGA from the coding sequence ATGCGAGTATTTTTTTTCTCAACTTGTCTAGGAAGTTTAGCATATGCTGATACTTGCGTAAATGCAATCAGATTATTACAAAAAGAGGGGTGTGAAGTCATTTTTAAAAAAGACCAAACTTGTTGTGCACAACCAAGCTATAATTCGGGCTATTATGAGGAAAGCCGCAAAGTTGCTCTCCATAATATAGCACTTTTTGAGGGAGAAGAACCAATTATTGTGCCTTCAGGCTCTTGTGCAGGTATGATGAGAGAGGATTATTTAGCACTTTTTGAGGGAAGAAGCGAACTTGAGAAGGTAAAACAATTTTGCTCACGTGTATATGATTTAGGCGAATACCTACATAAGATACTCAATGTCCGATATGAAGATAAAGGTGCGCCTACCAAAGTTACTTGGCATAGTAATTGCCACGCTTTACGCACCTCTAAAGTTGTTGATAGCGCAAAGGCTCTCATTACTTCATTGCAAAATGTTGAGCTTATTGAACTAGAACGAGAAGAAGAATGCTGCGGCTTTGGTGGGACTTTTAGCATTAAAGAGCCGGAAGTATCAAATGCAATGGTGAGCCAGAAAATTGAGGATATTCTTTCAAGAAATGTAGAATATGTAATTTCAGCAGATGCAGGGTGCTTACTTAATATCAGCGGGGCAATGCAAAAGCAAAAAATCGCTGTCAAACCCATTCATCTCTATGATTTCTTAGCCCAAAGAATCGGATTAGGAGCATAA
- a CDS encoding L-lactate permease, with the protein MGAWEQIYDPLNNMWLSAAVAFIPIACFLLCLLVLKLKGYIAGFITVIVATLVAFYAYKMPFSLIGASFVQGFAQGMWPIAWIIIAAIFLYKLSVKSGSFEVIKQSVMTITPDHRIQVILIGFCFGSFLEGAIGFGGPVAITAALLVGLGLRPLYAAGLCLIANTAPVAFGAVGIPIIAMSNLVGVEQYSVAAMVGRMLVPLSLTIPFFIVFLMDGIKGVRETFPAILVAAVSFTATQFISSNYLGAELPDIVSAVVSLVCTTAFLKFWSPTNIFRLDDLKDFSNHEKLEFVKVFKAWLPFILLIICVIIWTQPWFKAIFEAKKILFENPDLLINGAIALPKESFFFSIKPIIDDAGATIGYYQIGALNYTQVSMAFNPLTSVITDPSGNPIKIDLPINLIALQAGTAILVAAFLTIAFLRIKSSVAEEALGDTLKEMAIPCITIGLVVAFAFISKNSGMSATLGIAFAKTGDLFAFFSPVIGWLGVFITGSDTSSNLLFGPLQQVTAQELGIKETLFLAANSVGGVVGKMISPQSIAIACAAVGLVGKESDLFKFTLKYSLAFIILIGIWTAIIAMFLSSIIPDAVALPK; encoded by the coding sequence ATGGGTGCTTGGGAACAGATTTATGATCCACTTAACAATATGTGGTTAAGTGCAGCAGTAGCTTTTATACCTATTGCGTGTTTTTTATTATGTTTGCTTGTTTTAAAGCTTAAGGGATATATAGCGGGCTTTATCACAGTGATTGTAGCGACTTTGGTGGCATTTTATGCTTACAAAATGCCTTTTTCACTCATAGGTGCTTCTTTTGTGCAAGGATTTGCACAAGGAATGTGGCCTATTGCTTGGATTATTATTGCAGCAATCTTTCTCTATAAGCTTTCGGTGAAATCTGGCTCTTTTGAAGTAATTAAACAAAGTGTAATGACTATCACGCCTGATCATAGAATCCAAGTGATTTTGATTGGATTTTGTTTTGGTTCATTTTTGGAGGGAGCCATTGGCTTTGGCGGACCTGTTGCGATTACAGCAGCACTCCTTGTGGGCTTGGGGCTTCGTCCATTATATGCAGCAGGACTTTGTTTGATTGCAAATACTGCTCCTGTGGCTTTTGGAGCAGTTGGGATTCCAATTATTGCAATGAGTAATCTTGTAGGTGTAGAGCAATATTCTGTTGCGGCAATGGTTGGGCGTATGCTTGTGCCTTTGAGTTTAACAATCCCTTTCTTTATTGTATTTTTAATGGACGGAATCAAAGGTGTGAGAGAAACTTTCCCGGCAATTTTGGTAGCAGCAGTGAGCTTTACAGCTACTCAATTTATTAGCTCAAACTATCTTGGCGCAGAGCTTCCTGATATAGTTTCTGCTGTGGTATCTTTAGTTTGTACCACAGCTTTTTTGAAGTTTTGGTCTCCCACAAATATATTTAGGCTTGATGATTTAAAAGATTTTTCAAACCACGAAAAACTTGAATTTGTTAAAGTCTTTAAAGCGTGGCTTCCGTTTATTTTGCTCATTATTTGTGTAATTATTTGGACTCAGCCTTGGTTTAAAGCAATATTTGAAGCAAAGAAAATTTTATTTGAGAATCCAGATTTATTGATAAATGGAGCTATTGCTTTACCTAAAGAGAGTTTCTTTTTTAGCATAAAGCCTATAATTGATGATGCGGGAGCAACGATAGGTTATTATCAAATTGGAGCCTTAAACTATACCCAAGTGAGTATGGCTTTCAATCCTCTTACAAGTGTCATAACTGACCCTAGCGGCAATCCTATAAAAATTGATTTGCCCATTAATCTTATTGCGCTTCAAGCAGGCACAGCGATTTTAGTAGCCGCTTTTTTAACCATCGCTTTTTTGAGAATAAAATCAAGTGTGGCTGAAGAAGCACTTGGAGATACCTTAAAAGAAATGGCGATTCCTTGTATCACAATTGGGCTTGTTGTTGCCTTTGCTTTTATCTCAAAAAATAGTGGTATGAGTGCAACTTTGGGTATTGCTTTTGCAAAAACAGGCGATTTATTTGCTTTCTTTAGTCCAGTTATTGGGTGGCTTGGCGTGTTTATCACAGGAAGCGATACAAGCTCAAATCTACTCTTTGGTCCGCTTCAACAAGTTACTGCACAAGAGCTTGGTATTAAAGAAACATTATTCCTTGCAGCAAATTCTGTAGGTGGTGTTGTAGGTAAAATGATTTCTCCACAAAGTATTGCGATTGCTTGTGCAGCGGTTGGGTTAGTTGGTAAAGAATCAGATTTATTTAAATTTACTTTAAAATATTCTCTTGCATTTATCATTCTTATTGGTATTTGGACAGCTATTATTGCTATGTTCTTATCGAGCATCATACCTGATGCGGTAGCACTTCCTAAATAA
- a CDS encoding R.Pab1 family restriction endonuclease has product MNCKYCEATLWVKIFRYRVYQSQIAYPLLVHKFNNFDVLIEIVIKEKQRAVGVQPMLYVCFPITELQCQPLLLGRVAEPKECSLLVLDSKDKDFLLETFKIFGMLSKNHNYDVLEILKII; this is encoded by the coding sequence ATGAATTGCAAATATTGCGAAGCCACCCTGTGGGTAAAAATATTTAGGTATAGAGTTTATCAATCACAAATAGCCTACCCGCTTTTAGTGCATAAGTTTAATAATTTTGATGTTCTTATAGAAATTGTGATTAAAGAAAAACAAAGAGCAGTTGGGGTGCAACCAATGCTTTATGTTTGCTTTCCCATCACAGAATTACAATGCCAACCTCTACTTTTAGGCAGGGTAGCAGAGCCTAAAGAATGCAGTTTGCTTGTTTTAGATTCTAAAGATAAAGATTTTTTGCTAGAGACCTTTAAGATTTTTGGAATGTTAAGCAAGAATCATAATTATGATGTGCTTGAGATTTTAAAGATTATTTAA
- the purB gene encoding adenylosuccinate lyase has protein sequence MIERYAREEMKKLWDMNAKYSAWLEVEKALVRGWNKLGLIPDSDCEKICKNAKFNIARIDEIEAVTKHDLIAFTTSVAESLGEESRWVHYGITSSDCIDTAVALQMRDSLKIILEDIKQVREVIKNKAMEHKGTLMVGRSHGIHGEPITFGLVLAIWYDELGRHLKALESTLEVISVGQLSGAMGNLAHTPMELEEIVCKDLGLKAAPVSNQVIQRDRYARLMSDLALLASSCEKIAVEIRHLQRTEVYEAEEYFDKGQKGSSAMPHKRNPVLSENITGLCRMIRSFALPAMENVALWHERDISHSSVERFILPDSFITTDFMLARLTGLIEKLLIYPKNMMKNLNLTGGLVFSQRILLELPKKGVSREDSYKIVQRNAMKVWQDLQEGKAAVNEKGESLYLQYLLADTELVGLIGEVAIKECFEFGYYTKNVNAIFKRVFEE, from the coding sequence ATGATAGAACGCTATGCGCGGGAGGAAATGAAAAAACTATGGGATATGAATGCTAAATATTCTGCGTGGCTAGAGGTGGAGAAAGCCCTCGTGCGTGGGTGGAACAAGCTAGGGCTTATCCCTGATAGCGATTGTGAAAAGATTTGCAAAAATGCGAAATTTAACATCGCAAGGATTGATGAGATAGAAGCAGTTACAAAGCACGATTTAATAGCTTTTACCACAAGTGTGGCGGAATCTTTAGGCGAGGAGAGCCGCTGGGTGCATTATGGGATAACCTCAAGTGATTGCATTGATACCGCTGTGGCACTGCAAATGCGAGATTCTCTAAAGATTATTTTAGAGGATATAAAGCAGGTGCGTGAAGTGATTAAAAATAAAGCAATGGAACACAAAGGCACGCTTATGGTGGGACGCTCTCACGGAATCCACGGCGAGCCTATTACCTTTGGGCTTGTGTTGGCGATTTGGTATGATGAGCTAGGCAGACATTTAAAGGCTTTAGAATCTACTTTGGAAGTCATCTCTGTGGGGCAGCTTAGCGGTGCAATGGGGAATCTCGCGCATACACCTATGGAGCTAGAAGAAATTGTATGCAAAGATTTAGGATTGAAAGCCGCACCTGTTAGCAATCAAGTTATTCAAAGAGATAGATACGCTAGGCTTATGAGCGATTTAGCACTCTTAGCGAGTAGTTGTGAAAAAATTGCTGTGGAGATTCGGCATTTGCAACGCACCGAAGTGTATGAAGCGGAGGAATATTTTGACAAAGGGCAAAAAGGTAGCTCTGCTATGCCTCACAAGCGCAATCCAGTTTTGAGTGAAAATATCACGGGGCTTTGCAGAATGATTCGCTCTTTTGCACTTCCAGCAATGGAAAATGTTGCCCTTTGGCACGAGCGAGATATTAGCCATTCAAGCGTGGAGCGATTTATTTTGCCAGATAGCTTTATCACGACAGATTTTATGTTGGCTAGGCTTACAGGACTTATAGAAAAGTTACTTATCTATCCTAAAAATATGATGAAAAATCTTAATCTCACCGGTGGGCTTGTGTTTTCACAAAGAATTTTATTAGAGCTGCCTAAAAAGGGTGTGAGCCGAGAAGATTCTTACAAAATCGTGCAAAGAAATGCGATGAAAGTATGGCAGGATTTACAAGAGGGCAAAGCCGCGGTGAATGAAAAAGGAGAGAGCTTGTATTTGCAGTATTTATTGGCAGATACTGAATTAGTTGGGCTTATTGGTGAAGTGGCTATTAAAGAATGCTTTGAATTTGGTTACTATACAAAAAATGTAAATGCTATTTTTAAGCGAGTGTTTGAGGAGTGA